One window of the Strix uralensis isolate ZFMK-TIS-50842 chromosome 3, bStrUra1, whole genome shotgun sequence genome contains the following:
- the CAPN9 gene encoding calpain-9, with product MPYLYRDSKPRPPALPGAARATHSSGKAYEELRQECLRRGVLFEDPDFPACNSSLFFSEKPPIPFIWKRPGDIVKDPKFILGGATRTDICQGDLGDCWLLAAIASLTLNEKTLARVVPLDQNFGPDYAGIFHFQFWQHNEWLDVVIDDQLPTFKGRLVFLHSAEHNEFWSALLEKAYAKLNGSYEALKGGSTIEAMEDFTGGVGEMYEVKKAPDNFYEILEKALKRCSLVCCSINISSAAESEAKTPFGLIKGHAYSVTGIDEVSYRGRQVQLIRIRNPWGQVEWNGPWSDNSLEWRSVSPSEQRRLSQAALDDGEFWMKFEDFKVHFDKVEICNLTPDALEDSTAHKWEVTIHQGSWVRGSTAGGCRNFLETFWTNPQIKLHLTEKDDGQDDCTFIAALMQKDRRKLKKLGAEMLTIGYAIYESPARDGHLGKDFFRYHPSKARSKTYINLREVSNRFKLPPGDYILVPTTFEPHQEADFCLRIFSEKKAITEDLDENVAIDLPEPLNPTPSSQETEEEKQFRALFEQIAGKDMEIAAEELQYVLNDVLKKTKNIKFKNLSLISCRNIISLMDTSGNGKLEFSEFKVFWEKMKKWINIFLQFDFDKSGSMSSYELRSALKAAGYQLNNYLLQLIVLRYSDEQFQIEFDDFLNCLIRLENASRVFQALSVKNKEFINLNIGEFINLAMNI from the exons ATGCCCTACCTGTACCGGGACTCAAAGCCGAGGCCGCCTGCGCTGCCCGGGGCTGCGCGTGCCACCCACAGCTCGGGGAAGGCCTACGAGGAGCTGAGGCAGGAGTGTCTGCGCAGGGGGGTCCTCTTTGAGGACCCCGACTTCCCTGCCTgcaactcctctctcttcttcagtgAAAAGCCACCTATTCCCTTCATCTGGAAGAGGCCCGGG GACATTGTCAAAGATCCCAAGTTTATCCTTGGAGGAGCCACGAGAACTGACATTTGCCAAGGGGATCTTG GTGACTGCTGGCTGTTAGCAGCCATAGCTTCTCTCACACTGAATGAAAAAACACTAGCAAGAGTGGTGCCATTGGATCAAAATTTTGGGCCAGATTATGCTGGAATATTTCACTTCCAG TTTTGGCAGCACAACGAGTGGCTGGATGTTGTGATTGATGACCAGTTACCCACCTTCAAAGGCCGGTTGGTTTTCCTGCACTCAGCTGAACACAACGAATTTTGGAGTGCCTTACTAGAGAAAGCCTATGCCAA GCTGAACGGCAGCTACGAGGCTCTGAAAGGAGGGAGTACAATAGAAGCTATGGAGGACTTCACTGGGGGCGTAGGAGAAATGTATGAGGTTAAAAAGGCTCCTGACAATTTCTATGAAATCCTGGAGAAAGCTCTAAAAAGATGCTCATTGGTGTGCTGCTCTATCAAT aTCAGCAGTGCTGCCGAGTCAGAAGCCAAAACCCCCTTTGGCCTTATAAAGGGCCATGCTTACTCTGTGACTGGCATTGATGAG gTGAGCTATCGGGGCCGGCAAGTGCAGCTCATAAGGATAAGGAACCCCTGGGGACAGGTCGAGTGGAATGGCCCTTGGAGTGACAA ctCTCTGGAGTGGCGTTCAGTCAGCCCATCAGAGCAGAGACGCCTATCTCAGGCAGCACTGGATGATGGAGAGTTCTG GATGAAATTTGAAGACTTCAAAGTGCATTTTGATAAAGTTGAGATCTGCAACCTCACTCCAGATGCCCTGGAAGACAGCACTGCCCACAAGTGGGAGGTGACCATCCATCAGGGGAGCTGGGTCCGGGGATCCACTGCAGGAGGATGTAGAAATTTTCTAG AGACTTTCTGGACAAATCCACAAATCAAGCTGCATTTGACAGAGAAAGACGATGGACAAGATGACTGCACATTCATAGCAGCACTGATGCAAAAGGATCGCCGTAAACTCAAGAAGCTTGGTGCTGAAATGCTAACCATCGGCTACGCTATTTATGAG AGCCCTGCCAGAGATGGACACTTGGGCAAAGACTTCTTCAGGTACCACCCCTCCAAGGCCAGGAGCAAAACCTACATTAATTTAAGGGAAGTATCTAACAGATTCAAGCTGCCGCCGGGTGACTACATTCTTGTTCCAACCACGTTTGAGCCGCACCAGGAGGCAGATTTCTGCCTGAGGATTTTCTCTGAGAAGAAGGCCATCACTGA GGATCTAGATGAAAACGTTGCCATTGATCTCCCTGAG CCTCTAAACCCAACCCCAAGCTCACaagaaactgaagaagaaaagcagttccGGGCACTGTTTGAGCAGATTGCAGGAAAG gaCATGGAGATAGCTGCAGAAGAACTTCAATATGTTCTGaatgatgtattaaaaaaaa CAAAGAACATCAAATTCAAGAACTTAAGTCTCATTTCATGCCGAAATATCATTTCTCTTATGGAT ACCAGTGGCAATGGGAAACTGGAATTTAGTGAGTTCAAAGTGTTctgggagaaaatgaagaaatggatA AATATCTTTCTTCAATTTGACTTTGATAAATCAGGCTCCATGTCCTCCTATGAGCTTCGCAGTGCTCTTAAAGCTGCAG GATACCAACTCAACAACTACCTGCTGCAACTGATTGTCCTCCGATACTCTGACGAACAGTTCCAGATTGAATTTGATGATTTTCTGAACTGCTTAATTCGCTTAGAGAACGCCAGTC gagtATTCCAAGCACTGAGTGTGAAAAACAAGGAGTTCATTAACCTGAATATAGGCGAG